In Microbacterium lushaniae, the following are encoded in one genomic region:
- a CDS encoding dipeptidase has product MLEPAERYTGYKAYDYLEPGVDYRVFDYAKQIGRVPEYAGLELTTAEAERAERLLREEMVISLHEHVQVFPENMDHLKDHIRQGREPTGYEGLARSGLTVVFDNGMDGTCCISSDAGWKYQDVLFDLGVRMADLAHQDFVIKAETLGDIRYAHETGRIAHVFALEAATMIENEVDRLDVLYGFGVRQMGIAYSEANTLGSGLKERGDGGLTYFGERAVARMNKLGIAIDISHSGDRTCVDVIKASTKPVFITHAGARTVWPTNRMKTDETIIECARRGGVIGIEAAPHTTLSPEHPKHSLESVMDHFTYCVDLVGLEHVSFGPDTLFGDHVGLHHAFSSQLSLGQAHGQVEFEEVPYVDGVENPAEAMGNIIGWLVTHGYSDDEIRAVVGGNTMRVLEEVWV; this is encoded by the coding sequence GTGCTCGAACCTGCTGAGCGCTACACCGGCTACAAGGCCTACGACTATCTCGAGCCCGGCGTCGACTATCGCGTCTTCGACTACGCGAAGCAGATCGGCCGCGTGCCCGAGTACGCCGGACTCGAGCTCACCACCGCCGAGGCGGAGCGGGCCGAGCGCCTGCTGCGCGAGGAGATGGTGATCTCGCTGCACGAGCACGTGCAGGTCTTCCCCGAGAACATGGACCACCTCAAGGACCACATCCGCCAGGGCCGCGAACCCACGGGCTACGAGGGTCTGGCCCGGTCAGGCCTCACCGTCGTCTTCGACAACGGCATGGACGGCACGTGCTGCATCTCCAGCGACGCCGGGTGGAAGTACCAGGACGTGCTGTTCGACCTCGGCGTACGCATGGCCGACCTCGCGCACCAGGACTTCGTCATCAAGGCCGAGACGCTGGGGGACATCCGCTACGCGCACGAGACCGGTCGCATCGCCCATGTGTTCGCCCTCGAGGCGGCCACGATGATCGAGAACGAGGTCGATCGTCTCGACGTGCTGTACGGGTTCGGCGTGCGCCAGATGGGCATCGCGTACTCCGAGGCCAACACCCTCGGCAGCGGCCTGAAGGAGCGCGGCGACGGCGGACTGACCTACTTCGGCGAGCGGGCCGTCGCGCGCATGAACAAGCTGGGCATCGCGATCGACATCTCCCACTCGGGCGACCGCACGTGCGTCGACGTCATCAAGGCCTCGACCAAGCCGGTCTTCATCACGCACGCCGGCGCCCGCACCGTGTGGCCGACCAACCGCATGAAGACAGACGAGACGATCATCGAGTGCGCGCGCCGTGGTGGCGTCATCGGCATCGAGGCGGCCCCGCACACCACGCTGTCGCCGGAGCACCCGAAGCACTCGCTGGAGTCGGTCATGGACCACTTCACCTACTGCGTCGACCTCGTCGGCCTCGAGCACGTGAGCTTCGGCCCCGACACGCTCTTTGGCGACCACGTGGGCCTGCACCACGCGTTCTCCTCGCAGCTCTCCCTCGGCCAGGCCCACGGCCAGGTCGAGTTCGAGGAGGTGCCCTACGTCGACGGTGTCGAGAACCCCGCCGAGGCCATGGGCAACATCATCGGCTGGCTGGTCACGCACGGCTACTCCGACGACGAGATCCGCGCCGTCGTCGGCGGCAACACCATGCGGGTACTCGAGGAGGTATGGGTGTGA